A single Ruficoccus amylovorans DNA region contains:
- the galE gene encoding UDP-glucose 4-epimerase GalE, with product MKVLVVGGAGYIGSHCVRQLVAAGHQPVVLDNLVFGHRAAVAGNIPFYTDNLGDKEAVRAILKKEGIELVMHFAAYAYVGESVDKPLKYYDNNLVATLRLLETMLEENVKKFVFSSTCATYGVPAGLPIVETMPQAPINPYGQTKLDVENALKALAHAHGLSFAAFRYFNAAGAATDGSIGEDHNPETHLIPLIIDAALGKRESIKIFGTDYDTPDGTCLRDYVHVDDLSRAHIAVFDKLGHPGTGLFYNLGTGTPYSVREVIDAVEKVSGKKVKVVEDVRRPGDPPALYADSSKAKTELGWKVEFDSVEKIVETAWNWHSTHPNGFADR from the coding sequence ATGAAAGTACTTGTTGTGGGGGGAGCCGGTTATATTGGCAGCCATTGCGTGCGGCAACTCGTTGCCGCCGGGCATCAGCCGGTCGTTCTGGACAATCTGGTCTTTGGCCACCGTGCCGCGGTCGCCGGGAATATTCCGTTCTACACGGACAACCTCGGCGACAAGGAAGCCGTTCGGGCCATCCTCAAAAAGGAAGGCATCGAACTGGTCATGCACTTCGCCGCCTACGCCTACGTGGGCGAGTCGGTGGACAAGCCGCTCAAGTACTACGATAACAACCTCGTGGCCACCCTGCGGCTGCTCGAAACCATGCTGGAGGAGAACGTGAAAAAGTTCGTCTTCTCCTCGACCTGCGCCACCTACGGCGTCCCTGCCGGACTGCCCATTGTCGAGACGATGCCTCAGGCTCCGATCAACCCCTACGGCCAGACCAAGCTCGACGTGGAAAATGCCCTCAAGGCCCTCGCTCACGCGCACGGGTTGAGCTTCGCGGCCTTCCGCTACTTTAACGCCGCGGGCGCGGCGACTGATGGCTCCATCGGCGAGGACCACAACCCGGAGACGCACCTCATCCCGCTCATCATCGACGCGGCTCTGGGTAAGCGCGAAAGCATCAAAATTTTCGGTACCGACTACGATACGCCCGACGGCACCTGCCTGCGTGATTACGTCCACGTGGATGACCTTTCGCGCGCCCATATCGCCGTCTTTGACAAACTCGGCCACCCCGGCACCGGCCTTTTCTACAACCTCGGCACCGGCACGCCCTACAGCGTGCGCGAAGTCATAGACGCGGTGGAAAAAGTCTCCGGCAAAAAGGTCAAGGTGGTCGAGGATGTGCGCCGTCCCGGCGACCCGCCCGCGCTCTACGCTGACTCAAGCAAGGCCAAGACCGAACTGGGCTGGAAGGTCGAGTTCGACAGTGTGGAGAAGATTGTCGAAACCGCCTGGAACTGGCACTCGACCCATCCCAACGGCTTCGCCGACCGCTGA
- a CDS encoding DegT/DnrJ/EryC1/StrS family aminotransferase, translating into MSQPFVPPLDLQSLLSPHREAIAAAVAEVIDSCHYVLGPKVEAFEEAFAAYSESAHCIGVNSGTSALHLATRLLDIGPGDEVITTPYTFASSAWCASYQGATPVFVDIDPATFCIDPAAVEAAVTPRTKAIVAVHLYGHPCEMDALKAICQKHDLALIEDAAQAHGARYKGKRVGAIGDMGCFSFYPTKNLPCAGEGGALTTDCDKLAARGRSLRNHGSTVRYFHEEVGYNYRMEAIQGAVLGVLLPNLEGWTEARRRLAHRYHELLDGLPLQLPREAEGCESVYHLYTVLAPERDKLIATLKEQGVGTSNHYPRAMHLQPCYADLGYKEGSLPAAERAAREAVNLPMFPTMTLEQQDTVCAALRAYFG; encoded by the coding sequence ATGAGCCAACCGTTCGTACCGCCGCTGGACCTTCAATCCCTGCTTTCCCCGCACCGCGAGGCTATCGCCGCCGCCGTGGCCGAAGTCATCGACTCGTGCCATTACGTGCTCGGCCCGAAAGTCGAAGCGTTTGAAGAGGCCTTCGCCGCCTACAGCGAGTCGGCCCACTGCATCGGGGTCAACAGCGGCACCTCCGCACTCCACCTGGCTACGCGCCTGCTCGACATCGGGCCGGGCGACGAGGTCATCACCACCCCTTACACCTTCGCTTCCTCGGCCTGGTGCGCGTCCTATCAGGGAGCGACCCCGGTTTTTGTGGATATTGACCCGGCCACTTTCTGTATCGACCCGGCAGCGGTCGAGGCGGCTGTCACCCCGCGTACCAAGGCTATCGTAGCCGTCCACCTTTACGGGCACCCCTGCGAAATGGACGCGCTCAAGGCCATTTGCCAAAAGCATGATCTCGCGCTGATCGAAGACGCGGCCCAGGCTCACGGAGCCCGTTACAAGGGCAAGCGCGTGGGAGCAATCGGCGACATGGGCTGTTTCAGCTTTTACCCGACCAAGAACCTGCCTTGCGCGGGCGAGGGTGGGGCGCTCACGACTGATTGCGACAAGCTGGCCGCCCGTGGCCGTTCGCTGCGCAATCACGGCTCGACGGTGCGCTATTTTCACGAGGAAGTCGGATACAACTACCGGATGGAGGCGATTCAGGGAGCCGTCCTCGGTGTGCTCCTGCCCAACCTCGAAGGTTGGACCGAGGCCCGCCGCCGCCTGGCCCACCGCTATCACGAGTTGCTCGACGGACTGCCGCTGCAACTGCCCCGCGAGGCTGAGGGCTGCGAGAGCGTTTACCACCTTTACACCGTGCTTGCGCCCGAACGTGACAAGCTGATTGCCACGCTCAAGGAGCAGGGCGTCGGCACCTCCAACCACTATCCGCGCGCCATGCACCTGCAACCCTGCTACGCCGACCTGGGCTACAAGGAGGGCAGCCTCCCCGCCGCCGAACGCGCCGCCCGCGAAGCGGTCAACCTGCCGATGTTCCCGACCATGACGCTGGAGCAGCAGGACACGGTCTGCGCCGCCCTGCGCGCCTACTTCGGGTAG
- a CDS encoding HNH endonuclease, which translates to MNDTLSRRVLVLNRLWQAVNIVGVKRALSLLMQEHAQVIDTSDGNFNILDAEQWIDYSLANPPAHDADAIHTVRLRLRLPGVMLLRQYDKVPTKEVKFNRQNVFERDGHVCQYCGGHFHERELNLDHIIPRDMGGRTTWENIVTSCIRCNTRKANRLPHQAGMHLNRKPDRPRYRPFVQTIPADEREDGWEYFLK; encoded by the coding sequence ATGAATGACACGCTGTCCAGAAGGGTCTTGGTTCTCAACCGCCTCTGGCAAGCTGTCAATATCGTCGGCGTCAAACGGGCGCTGAGCCTCCTCATGCAGGAGCACGCCCAGGTGATTGATACCTCGGACGGAAACTTCAACATCCTCGACGCCGAGCAGTGGATCGACTACTCGCTGGCCAACCCGCCCGCACACGATGCCGACGCCATCCATACAGTCCGGCTGCGCTTGCGTCTGCCGGGGGTCATGCTCCTTCGCCAGTACGACAAGGTGCCGACCAAGGAAGTGAAGTTTAACCGGCAGAATGTCTTCGAGCGCGACGGGCACGTGTGCCAGTACTGCGGCGGGCATTTCCACGAGCGCGAACTGAACCTCGACCACATTATACCGCGCGACATGGGCGGGCGCACGACCTGGGAAAACATCGTCACCTCGTGCATCAGGTGCAACACCCGCAAGGCCAACCGCCTGCCACACCAGGCCGGGATGCACCTCAACCGCAAGCCCGACCGCCCGCGCTATCGGCCCTTTGTCCAGACCATTCCCGCAGATGAGCGCGAGGACGGTTGGGAGTATTTCCTAAAGTAG
- a CDS encoding amidophosphoribosyltransferase — MSELIKHECGIAIVRLLKPLSYYQEKYGSVLWGFNKLFLLMEKQHNRGQDGAGIGAVKLGMPPGEAYMFRERDNSRNPISKVISKQLKLYNDLLERNIIVPEFPWTVKEHWPFGAEVLIGHLRYGTSGGYDKAVCQPYFRKSPWPTRNLMLAGNFNMTNVDQLNERLIGRGAHPIFDTDTQTVLEEIGYHLDEEHTRLYHELRDRNVPNDEIAGTISQKLEPADILAEASRDWDGGYAFGGLIGNGDAFLLRDPHGIRPAYFFQDDEVVAMASERVALMTIFEKTADEVNEVRPGHAVVVKNTGEFYEKQVMVPLERRSCSFERIYFSRGNDPEIYAERKALGGALADQVIEAVHGDISHSVFSFVPNTAEIAYYGLVDEMRRRCRQHYVDDILQAQEEGRLDRDAIERILADKWLRMEKIAHKDIKLRTFISQEKNRVQMASHVYDITYGVVEPEDYLVVVDDSIVRGTTLKRSIIRILSKTNPKKIIIASTAPQIRYPDCYGIDMSELGKFIAFQAAVELNRESGNEAILQEIYAECVSELEKPAEEVRNCVKRLYEPFTDEQISAKIAQLVTPKKNGWKGEVQVLYQTIDNLHASCPLNSGDWYFTGDYPTPGGMAVVNRAYIYYYEKKEGRSY; from the coding sequence ATGTCCGAGTTGATCAAACACGAGTGCGGGATCGCCATCGTACGGCTGCTCAAGCCGCTGAGTTACTATCAGGAGAAGTACGGGAGCGTGCTGTGGGGTTTTAACAAGCTGTTCCTGCTGATGGAAAAGCAGCACAACCGCGGGCAGGACGGAGCCGGGATCGGCGCGGTCAAGCTCGGGATGCCCCCAGGCGAGGCCTACATGTTCCGCGAGCGCGATAACAGCCGCAACCCGATTTCCAAGGTAATCAGCAAGCAGCTCAAGCTCTACAACGACCTGCTTGAGCGTAACATCATCGTGCCGGAGTTCCCCTGGACGGTGAAGGAGCATTGGCCCTTCGGGGCCGAGGTGCTCATCGGGCATCTGCGCTACGGCACTTCCGGTGGCTACGACAAGGCCGTTTGCCAGCCGTATTTCCGCAAGAGTCCTTGGCCGACCCGCAACCTCATGCTGGCGGGTAACTTTAACATGACCAATGTCGATCAGCTTAACGAGCGGCTGATCGGGCGCGGGGCTCATCCCATCTTCGACACCGACACCCAGACCGTGCTGGAGGAGATCGGCTATCATCTGGACGAGGAGCACACCCGGCTTTACCACGAGTTGCGCGACCGCAACGTCCCCAATGATGAGATCGCGGGCACCATCAGCCAAAAGCTCGAACCGGCGGACATCCTGGCCGAGGCCTCCCGCGACTGGGACGGCGGCTATGCCTTTGGCGGGCTCATCGGCAACGGCGACGCCTTCCTTCTGCGCGACCCGCACGGCATCCGCCCGGCCTATTTCTTCCAGGACGACGAGGTCGTGGCGATGGCCTCCGAGCGCGTCGCCCTGATGACTATTTTCGAGAAAACCGCTGACGAGGTCAACGAAGTCCGCCCCGGCCACGCCGTCGTGGTCAAGAACACGGGCGAGTTTTACGAGAAACAGGTCATGGTCCCGCTGGAGCGCCGCAGTTGCTCCTTTGAGCGGATTTACTTCTCCCGGGGCAATGACCCGGAAATCTACGCCGAGCGCAAGGCCCTCGGCGGAGCACTCGCCGACCAGGTGATCGAGGCTGTGCACGGCGACATCTCGCACAGCGTTTTCAGCTTCGTGCCCAACACCGCCGAGATCGCCTACTACGGGCTGGTCGATGAGATGCGCCGCCGCTGCCGCCAGCACTACGTGGACGACATCCTCCAGGCCCAGGAAGAGGGCCGCCTCGACCGCGACGCGATTGAGAGAATCCTCGCCGATAAGTGGCTGCGGATGGAAAAAATCGCCCACAAGGACATCAAGCTGCGCACCTTTATCTCACAGGAGAAAAACCGCGTGCAGATGGCCTCCCACGTCTATGACATCACCTACGGGGTGGTGGAGCCCGAGGACTACCTTGTGGTGGTGGACGACTCCATCGTGCGCGGCACGACGCTCAAGCGTTCGATCATCCGCATCCTTTCCAAGACCAATCCGAAAAAGATCATCATCGCCTCGACCGCTCCGCAGATCCGCTACCCGGACTGCTACGGGATTGACATGTCCGAGCTGGGCAAGTTCATCGCCTTCCAGGCCGCCGTCGAGCTGAATCGCGAAAGCGGCAACGAGGCCATTCTTCAGGAAATTTACGCCGAGTGCGTGAGCGAGCTGGAGAAGCCCGCCGAAGAAGTCCGCAATTGCGTCAAACGCCTTTACGAGCCCTTCACCGACGAGCAGATTTCGGCCAAGATCGCGCAATTGGTCACACCGAAGAAAAACGGATGGAAAGGCGAGGTTCAGGTCCTCTACCAGACGATTGACAACCTCCACGCCTCCTGCCCGCTCAACAGCGGCGACTGGTACTTCACCGGGGACTATCCGACCCCCGGCGGCATGGCCGTGGTCAACCGCGCCTACATCTACTACTACGAGAAAAAAGAAGGCCGCAGCTACTGA
- the purQ gene encoding phosphoribosylformylglycinamidine synthase subunit PurQ — MRVAILQFPGSNCDTDALHAMRDVLEVDAQLVWHKEDSLSGYDAVVLPGGFSYGDYLRCGAIARFSPVMAALKDFAEAGGPVIGICNGFQILCEAGLLPGALVRNTGLEFRCLTSELVVEASNEYFNPEKLGSRIHIPIAHGEGNYRIDAEGLEKLEANKQVLFRYAENPNGSLNDIAGIRSERGNVIGMMPHPERAVEAFMPSCDGVPVLRAFLELAAVAP; from the coding sequence ATGCGGGTGGCAATCCTACAGTTTCCCGGCTCCAACTGCGATACCGACGCACTCCACGCCATGCGGGATGTGCTCGAAGTGGACGCCCAACTAGTCTGGCACAAGGAAGACTCCCTCTCGGGGTACGACGCGGTCGTGCTCCCGGGCGGCTTCTCCTACGGCGATTATCTGCGTTGCGGCGCGATCGCACGTTTCTCGCCCGTGATGGCGGCGCTGAAGGACTTCGCCGAGGCTGGCGGGCCGGTCATCGGCATCTGCAACGGCTTCCAGATCCTCTGCGAGGCCGGGCTCCTGCCCGGAGCGCTCGTGCGCAACACCGGACTGGAATTCCGCTGCCTGACCTCCGAACTGGTCGTCGAGGCCAGCAACGAGTACTTTAATCCGGAAAAACTCGGCTCGCGCATCCACATCCCCATCGCCCACGGCGAGGGTAACTACCGGATCGACGCCGAGGGACTCGAAAAGCTGGAGGCAAACAAGCAGGTGCTTTTCCGCTACGCGGAGAACCCGAATGGCTCCCTCAACGACATTGCGGGCATCCGCTCCGAGCGTGGCAACGTCATCGGCATGATGCCCCACCCCGAGCGCGCCGTCGAGGCGTTCATGCCCAGTTGCGACGGGGTGCCGGTCCTGCGGGCCTTCCTCGAACTGGCCGCCGTCGCCCCCTGA